The sequence CAGCAGGTCACTGAGCTGGCACGGTTCATGCGGGCCTCATGGAATCGACGAATCAGGGCTGGCAGAACATGACTGTTCTGAGGGTGATAATTATCCCCTGGGCCATAGAGATTGGTAGGCATCAAGCTGATGGCATCGAAGCCATGCTGAAGTCGCAGGGCTTCGCATAGCTTGATGCCGGTGATCTTGGCGATGGCATACCACTCATTAGTGGGTTCAAGTGGGCCATTCAGCAATTCCTCCTCTCGGATGGGCTGGGCGGCAAACTTTGGATAGATGCAACTACTGCCGAGAAATAGCAGGCGACGCACACCCTGTTGCCAGGCAGCCTCAATCACATTGAGCTGAATCTTGAGGTTATCAAGAAGGAAGTCTGCGGGATAGGTGGAGTTGGCCACAATGCCGCCAACCTTGGCGGCTGCCACTACCACCACATCTGGCTTCTGCTGCTGAAACCATGTCTTGACGGCTCCGTCGTCGCTGAGGTCGAGGTTGGAGCGATCAGCCGTGAGCAGATTGGTGAAACCCTGCCGCTCAAAGGATCGGCAGACGGCGCTGCCAGCCATGCCTCGATGTCCAGCTACAAAAATTCTGTCCTGGTGATGGAGCAACCCACCGGATGCCTGGGCGGTGCTGGTGCTCATGCCTTCACCTTCG is a genomic window of Cyanobium sp. NS01 containing:
- a CDS encoding GDP-L-fucose synthase, which codes for MSTSTAQASGGLLHHQDRIFVAGHRGMAGSAVCRSFERQGFTNLLTADRSNLDLSDDGAVKTWFQQQKPDVVVVAAAKVGGIVANSTYPADFLLDNLKIQLNVIEAAWQQGVRRLLFLGSSCIYPKFAAQPIREEELLNGPLEPTNEWYAIAKITGIKLCEALRLQHGFDAISLMPTNLYGPGDNYHPQNSHVLPALIRRFHEARMNRASSVTCWGTGQPRREFLHVDDLADACVYCLQRWDPSAENAPQQQDGQHLNFLNVGTGQDLPIKELAQMVADAVGFQGDIEWDKTKPDGTPRKRLDVTRLQSLGWKAKVALSLGIQEVAREFSQGQSTRL